One region of Danio aesculapii chromosome 7, fDanAes4.1, whole genome shotgun sequence genomic DNA includes:
- the ufsp1 gene encoding inactive Ufm1-specific protease 1, which produces MEETEKTETPQKECIDWGRYVYGQTPMAANKETWRDVLVNNAHVGLPPPSADCDRCSVISGECLYYHYGCDGKDDRGWGCGYRTIQTISSWLCLNQPVSVRHPPSVNEIQQTLVEIGDKPDSFLGSREWIGTFEASLVLDQLYDVPCRIVHVRYGGELDQAVEDLHHHFLTRGSPVMMGGERDNSSKGILGVSTNKHGSYLLVMDPHYYGCPLDNNTLQTQGWVSWKPVSSLDQCSFYNICLPLTAKK; this is translated from the coding sequence ATGGAAGAGACCGAGAAAACAGAAACACCTCAAAAAGAGTGTATAGACTGGGGTAGATATGTTTATGGACAAACGCCAATGGCTGCCAATAAGGAAACGTGGAGGGATGTGTTAGTAAATAATGCCCATGTCGGCCTGCCTCCGCCGTCTGCAGACTGTGACAGATGCTCAGTCATATCAGGAGAGTGTCTCTATTATCATTATGGCTGCGATGGCAAGGACGACAGAGGTTGGGGTTGTGGATACAGAACTATTCAGACCATTTCTTCATGGTTATGTCTTAATCAACCTGTCAGCGTAAGACACCCACCAAGTGTGAACGAAATACAGCAGACTTTGGTGGAGATAGGAGACAAACCTGATTCCTTCCTGGGTTCCAGGGAGTGGATCGGGACGTTTGAGGCTAGTCTTGTTCTTGACCAGCTCTATGATGTTCCCTGTCGCATAGTGCATGTGCGGTATGGCGGAGAGCTTGATCAGGCCGTAGAGGATCTTCATCACCACTTTCTTACTCGCGGATCACCTGTTATGATGGGAGGGGAAAGGGACAACTCCTCTAAGGGGATTTTAGGTGTGAGCACCAATAAACACGGGAGTTATCTGCTTGTTATGGACCCTCACTATTACGGCTGTCCCTTAGATAACAACACTTTACAAACACAAGGCTGGGTTTCATGGAAACCAGTTAGTTCTCTGGATCAGTGTTCTTTCTACAATATTTGTCTGCCTCTTACTGCTAAGAAATGA
- the si:dkey-85k7.10 gene encoding endonuclease domain-containing 1 protein → MELTVHCWSWFGTLLMCLILRSQAGVVDDFSQVERCKDFLYLGTPPRGYLSTSLKKICQRYVDQPRFITFYDPKKHIPMYSAYIFKKSDGEKRVDVPWMFEPQLATEKGSSNMEPFPQSTFMHKNFEDTQAVLEDYADVVQYERGQLNPDEHQADPLDKAATYTLTNVVPLIREFSFGPWSTQVEVIRKRLNNYCHGKAHVITGVTTAGNMIRRENLDRVAIPEFMWTAYCCTDYDHNAPYSERYKFPAFGAYGLNDRVNNHIVEVPIKYLEKFLKGKMEVDKNFQIFYNDCVSDL, encoded by the exons ATGGAGCTCACAGTCCATTGCTGGTCCTGGTTTGGGACCTTGCTGATGTGTTTGATTCTAAGATCTCAAGCTGGTGTGGTGGACGACTTCTCTCAAGTAGAGCGCTGTAAGGATTTTCTTTACCTGGGCACTCCACCACGAGGTTACCTCAGTACTTCTCTGAAAAAGATCTGCCAGAGATACGTGGACCAGCCTCGCTTCATCACTTTCTACGACCCCAAAAAGCATATACCCATGTATTCCGCTTACATCTTCAAGAAATCTGATGGAGAGAAACGAGTAGACGTTCCCTGGATGTTTGAACCACAG CTGGCTACTGAGAAAGGAAGCAGTAACATGGAGCCGTTCCCCCAGTCCACCTTCATGCACAAGAACTTTGAAGACACTCAGGCTGTGCTAGAAGACTACGCTGATGTGGTCCAGTATGAACGTGGCCAGCTTAACCCAGATGAGCATCAGGCAGACCCGCTGGACAAGGCTGCCACCTACACCTTGACCAATGTGGTTCCCCTAATAAGAGAGTTCAGTTTTGGCCCCTGGAGCACTCAGGTTGAGGTTATCCGCAAACGCCTCAACAACTACTGCCACGGAAAGGCTCACGTAATCACGGGGGTGACCACAGCTGGTAATATGATTCGACGTGAAAACCTAGATCGTGTCGCCATCCCAGAGTTCATGTGGACGGCCTATTGCTGCACCGATTATGACCACAATGCCCCCTATTCTGAGCGGTATAAGTTTCCAGCGTTTGGTGCCTATGGCCTCAATGATCGAGTGAACAATCACATAGTAGAGGTTCCCATCAAGTATCTGGAGAAGTTTCTCAAGGGTAAAATGGAGGTGGACAAGAACTTCCAGATCTTTTACAATGACTGTGTGTCAGATTTGTAA
- the si:dkey-85k7.11 gene encoding endonuclease domain-containing 1 protein, with protein sequence MEKRDGALHMMDGGCPTFGLSVRIDTDGTFSHTLMALKILIFRILVLTGMHLADGSISDSFKECSQFFYMHTAPTGIRGGNLKRICQRYGDKLRYATLYDSSCRLALYSAYTFKKSDGQKRMDTPWMYEPQLVSPDESGNMKVLPSSGEIDQLLEESQAVLADYVDAVEFARGPLNPDQHQADNQDKAATYTLTNVVPQITEFLEGPWATYIDMVRQRLNNFCRGTVYVVTGVTVSGMTIRRGKEDRMAVPKYLWSAYCCPRFDRNSPYEVRFMFPTYAAYALNEKVGHSVTEVPLKALETFLKTKTDMDKTVSIFFKGCLSENTHASGK encoded by the exons ATGGAAAAGAGAGATGGTGCTTTGCATATGATGGATGGTGGCTGTCCCACTTTCGGGTTATCAGTCCGCATTG ATACTGATGGTACGTTTTCTCACACGCTGATGGCGCTAAAGATTTTGATCTTCAGAATTCTTGTATTGACAGGTATGCATCTGGCAGATGGCTCAATCTCCGACAGCTTTAAAGAATGCAGTCAGTTCTTCTATATGCATACAGCACCCACTGGTATCCGAGGGGGTAATCTGAAGAGGATATGCCAGCGCTATGGAGATAAACTACGGTATGCCACACTGTATGACAGCAGCTGTCGGTTGGCACTTTATTCAGCATACACATTCAAAAAGTCAGATGGACAGAAGAGGATGGACACACCCTGGATGTATGAACCACAG CTGGTATCCCCTGATGAAAGCGGGAACATGAAAGTgttgccctctagtggtgaaataGACCAGCTGCTTGAGGAAAGCCAGGCTGTGCTAGCAGACTATGTTGATGCAGTGGAGTTTGCGCGGGGTCCACTTAACCCTGACCAGCACCAGGCAGACAACCAAGACAAAGCAGCTACCTATACACTCACAAATGTGGTTCCTCAGATCACAGAATTTTTGGAGGGCCCGTGGGCCACATATATTGATATGGTGCGTCAACGCTTGAATAACTTTTGCCGTGGCACTGTCTACGTGGTGACTGGGGTTACTGTATCGGGGATGACCATCCGAAGAGGAAAGGAAGATCGCATGGCTGTCCCGAAGTACTTGTGGTCAGCATACTGCTGTCCGCGGTTTGATAGAAACTCACCTTATGAAGTTCGGTTTATGTTTCCCACATATGCAGCATATGCTTTGAATGAGAAAGTGGGGCACAGTGTTACAGAAGTGCCTCTGAAGGCTTTAGAGACCTTTCTGAAAACTAAGACTGACATGGACAAAACCGTGAGCATCTTTTTCAAAGGCTGTCTCTCAGAAAATACACATGCCAGTGGGAAGtga